One Oryctolagus cuniculus chromosome 7, mOryCun1.1, whole genome shotgun sequence genomic window, AGTGGTCAAATAGATCTTACTCATTGAGAAGATCTATACAGGCCACATGTACAATTAATTAATAACTTAATAGAATTTGAGGTAGTTGAAGTAAAACAGGGACTTTCGTAAGCTGCAGATTACCCAATAAATATTAACAACCCATAAATCCCCCAAAAGGTATATATCCGCTGCCCTTAAAAGCCAACCGCTGTGTCAGGCCAGGTCACACTCTGCTAGTTTCAGGAGCCCACGGTCTCGAAGAGCCGGGGCAGCGGGCGGTCCAGAGCCCGGACTCGGAGGGCAGGCAGGTGTTCAGGCCCTGGTGCTGCCACTCAGCAGGTCTGGCCTCACGTTCCTCATCTGAAAATGAGAGTAGTAACAGTGACATCTCCCTGGATTGTTGAGGATTAAATTAATTAAGGCACATAAACCACTCAGAACAAGGTCTGGCGAGTGAGGGTGCAGTGGAAGTTAGTGCTGATGGTGGCTTTGTGTTCATGGTGTGATCCAGGGTTGCCCGTCCCATGGTGGGTGGCTTTGTGTTCATGGTGTGATCCAGGGTTGCCCGTCCCATGGTGGGTGGCTTTGTGTTCATGGTGTGATCCAGGGTTGCCCGTCCCATGGTGGGTGGCTTTGTGTTCATGGTGTGATCCAGGGTTGCCCGTCCCATGGTTAGGCCTCTGTGGTCGCTCTCACTGAGATTAGAGTTCAGTTATCAGTCTGTTGAAGAGGAATACTCCTCCGAccttcctctgtgtctgtgtgcacgcatgtgtggaTTGCTCCGGATTCTAGGGCTGCAGGAAAGGACAAAGGACACACGGCTCCgttcctgctccctgccctctgccatcACTGAGATCCTGGGGAAGGCTCTGGGTTATGGTGGGCGAACGAATGGGGTTTTTGTTAGCTTGCTGTTCCTTAAAATACTTAGCTGGAGAGTATTCCAAATTATTGAAGAAATTatgtcatttcattttgattttgacagtctgaagataaattattttccttggtGCCTCCATTTTCACCTCCTACAACTGGGCCATTATGTGCTGGGCAGAGGCCCCTGGGGAACAGCGCTGCCGCGTGCTGGTTCATTTTCACCACATCCAGCTACCTTTGACTGTTAACGGAGATCAGACTTTTGCTGCGTTTATGCACTGTTTTTATGACGCCTTATTCTAGAGTCGTTCACACGCATCTCACTGAAAGGTGATCCTGCTTTCTTGGCAGCAGAGTATGGCGAAGGAGATTTTCTTAACTCGACTTTCCCTTTCTCGTCCTACCCCCAAATCGGAGCCTGTTAGAATGAAATCTGAAAAACTCTGAATTGAGGCCTTTGTTTCGGAAGAATCTGTGCAAACTGTACTTTCGCTTTTTGTAAATAAACCGGGTCACACAACATACCCTGAACTCAGAATGTGTGGATGAGCATCAAGGCAGTAAATTTTCTCAGATTATtagtaaaatgttttttaaaacagcTACACTGAATGTTCAGAGGGGCGACTAGCCTGGCTAGAAGTGCTTTAGACACTAACCAAAATGAAATCAATGACTGTCCCCCTCTCTCCGAGTTTTCATTTTTACGTGGATATGAACATGCAGACGTTGGTGTATTCGGGGAGCATCCACTCATGGACTCTGTCACGCTCCTGAGTTCTTGAGTGAACCTTGCGTCTTCTCTGAGCACAGACGCACTGGGAGGGTGACTGTCAGATGTGGCTGGGAGACCATTTCTCACTCTGCATAAACAGAAATCAGGTTCTAGAACCAGATTCAAAGAAGGAAATTACATCACACTCTTAAATAAGGAAGCACTGGGCAGAACGAGATGAGTTGTATGACAAAAATGTGCCCCTCCTCCTCTTGTGGATTGCTTCTGAGATTTGCTAATGAGATCTGGTGGCAAGGTAAGCGTATCTGGGTTACTGCCTTAAGGTAGCCtgctgtgttgtgttgtgtttcttttcctttttctttccttttggcaGTTTCAGAGAGATTATCCTTAAGCTAAAGGCATGTGATTTCACCTTAATGAAGAAAGTGCAGTGCCTTTTggtataactttctttttttaggaaAGTGACCTTAAATTTAGAGGCAGAAAAACAGTAGGTGCGTTATAATCTGTAAGGAAAAACTAGTTGTTTTCCGAAAGCGCTGCTCCCCCAGCTGCTGTGAGTGAAGATGCGGTGAGAAACCAGGTTGGAAAGCTACTCTGTTCACGGTGTGCGTCTACAGTTCTGCTCACCCTGCGGATTGTCCGCTGGGGAATTTGGAACTGAATTTAATAAAAATGCCTTCCTGGTACATGCTCTAAACTCACTACATTGTTGCTGTCGTCTGTGTCTCGCCCGCCCGGGCACTGGGTGAGTTCACTGTGCCTTGCTCCACTGGCCTACGTGTAACTGAGTCTTTGTGTCATATTGGAGAAGGGAGATGGGCACTTCCCCACGAAGGCAGTGACCCTGTGATCTGCAGAGAGAAACGCGGAGTTGGACGCTGGTCACTGGTCGGTCCTGGAAGGTGTTCAGATGGGAGGGAGTTGGGACCAGCACGAAGTCGCCCAAGAACAGAGACTGCTCTGGTTTCCCTTAAAAGGCAGGGGGTTCAGGAGGTGGTGCCAGAGGGGTCGCCCTGAAGGGTGTTACTTCTAGGCATTGAGAAAGATGGATTCGGGTCATGTTGAGCGGCCGAGGAGGCTTTGTTTGGGAGTCTTTGAAGAGTTCGGAGCAGTGGCCCGACTTAGTGTGAACATAGGTGAGGAGCACTGACAGGCCCTGGTGGGGAGTGCGCTTGGGTGTTTCCGGGTTCCTGGCAGGAGGGTGCCAGTGGGTGGTAGGTGGATGGATTTGAGAAAGTGTAGAAATAGTTTATGGAACTTGCCAGTTGGGTGTATACCAGCCAGAACTTGGGTTAAAAACGGGTGCCTGCAGGAGTGTGATGCTCCAAGACCCTGAACTGCTGGGGGGACGGGGAGCAGGCTCTGCAGCGGAGTGAAAGAAGTTTGACTTAGAGTTTGGGATGCCAGGGGACTATCCACGTGGAAACCTCCCCACCAGACAATAGGAGGCACACAGCTGAAGCCTGCGCCAGGCTGGAGTCATCAATTCAGAGCTGTCTGTGGGGAACGGAAGCTTTGGGAGTGAGCTGGGTGGGGGCCGGAGGTGGCAGAAAGGGTAGAAAATAGAAAGATGATAACCTCAAGATGCAAATTATTTTAGGGTTTTTCCCCTCTTGAAttcaacaaacaagcaaacaaaaaaatcaagtggTACTTAACAGGAAAAGATAGTTCTCATCTAGGATCGGTATTTAACTCTCTCTGACACACTAAAAAGGCTAGTGTGTGAACTTGAGGAACCTTACCATTCCCGGGGTATTTGGATCCTGGTCTGCGCCACGCGGCACAGGTGAACACTCGCTTGTCCTGTTAGATGCTGATCTTCCCACCTCGGGGTGTTTTtgctttaatgttttgttttaatgaattttaaagcAGAATTAGTTTCACAGTTATAAGgaggcagatttaaaaaaaaaaaaaacttgaaatgaaACAATGCAGCGttaaatgattttcatttcaGCAGAGTTTGTTTCTTTTCAGCTCAAGGTTGGCCAAATTGATTGACACCCCCTCGGCACCCGGAGTGCTGTGCACTGAATgctgggaggtgtggggggggaggagagTTTCAGGTGGTTTCACACCCTGTTTGCAGTCTGAAGagcaggtttctgaaactttgcTCTGAACCCGTGGTGCGCGGTGCTTTTTGAGTCTgcagtttgaaattattttccaaaaaatagAGAACATGGCACTCATATTGCCCTCCTCGCTTCTCCCATGCAAGCAGTAGGAAGTTGGGACAGTTTCATAACATGGCCCATTCACAATTCCCCATTGAAATTTAGAGGCAGGTCACCTTCTATGAATACACAAAGACACTATTGTGGTCAGAAGTGAGCTGGCTTAGTGAACACAATTCTTTTtatactaaaaaaatttttttcttaagaaagctAACAAGTAGGTGATGgaaacaatgaataaaaaataactttttctagaacatataaataattttaaatgaccaTTGAAATGTAAGTTTAGAATTCCAAAGCCATTTCAGAAGAGGCGATAGTTGCACAATCATTCTGTTGAAAGCTACGGTTCAGATGGCATAGGAGGCTGACGCTTGGTCATTGCTGGTAGTGCTCGCTGGCCTGCACACAGGTGGGGGTTGGGCCTCCAGAATCCCCCACAGCATTTTGCGTAATCTGGATGCACAGTCTTCACACGTGTGCTGTCCAGCTACTGCAATTCCTCTTCTTCCTGTCTTGCCTTTCATTTTTGTTACCACAGCCGTTCCCCATCGTCTTGCCAGTGCTTGTAGGATGCTTGGGAGGAGCACAGTGACCCACTGGGCTCAGTGCACCAGGGGGGAGTTAgcagtgtgtgtttgtttttttaaactggttttaaaattttgtctagCTTTACTTGATGGTAAGTCTTAGTCATCTAAAACTCTCAAAAAGACCTCCCAACAATGTAGATTtcttaaatgacttttttttaatcctgtATCTTTGGGAGACtggtataaaaatatttgaaatattatttttgcCCTATTGTAAAATCTCTGCCTGCTCTGTGAGAACAGCTGCCCTTGCAGTGGTGAGTGGCGAGAATCGGTAACGGGCCCGTACTCCTTACTCAGTCACTGGAGTCTTAGCCTGTAGAACGTCACTGATTTTACATTCCTCTGCAGTGTGAAAGGTAATCGATACATGCAGAGTGTTTCTGTAGGTCCCTGTGCCTTACGCCTTTGTGTACGTTTAGTTGGCGTTGATGAGCAGGCGGCgttaggcaggcaggcagcagcgtTCACTTAGCacctgctgctgatccagctgaCGATGAGTGCAGTCACTGGGGTACAGCCTTTGTCCTGTGGTCATAATCAACAGGCAGCAGATTTGTAAATAATAGTGTTGAAGTTGCTGAGCAATTACAGATAAAATCCGCTGTCCCCCCACCCAGCGCACTGTCAGAGTCATCTTCATGACACCCTCGGTTGTGAGCGGTGCCTGGCGCCTGGTGGCTGTGCAGATGTGTGGTGGAAGATAGGAAGGTCTTGTAGAGTGGAAGGTCACGGCTGAACACGTAGTTCATTGAACCTGAGGGAGGAGCCTGGGTTTATTGTAAGTAAACGTGTCTCTGAAGGCAGCAGGCGTTGATGATAATTGACACTTGTAGAAGAAATAATAGAGGGTGGCATTAAAAAGAAGCCATGGAGACTGCAGACTTAGAACGTCTGACAGGGGAGGGACTTCCTAAAGCTGAGGAGCTGCTGAGCTGTGCCTAGCCCTTGAGCCCCATGCCTGCTGAGCTGTGCCTAGCCCTGAGCCCCATGCCTGCCGAGCTGAGCTTAGCCCTGCGCCCCATGCCTGCCGAGCTGTGCCTAGCCCTGAGCCCCATGCCTGCCGAGCTGTGCCTAGCCCTGTGCCCCATGCCTGCCGAGCTGTGCCTAGCCCTGCGCCCCATGCCTGCCGAGCTGTGCCTAGCCCTGTGCCCCATGCCTGCTGCCCCATGCCTGCCAAGCTGTGCCTAGCCCTGTGCCCCATGCCTGCCGAGCTGTGCCTAGCCCTGTGCCCCATGCCCGCTGAGCTGTGCCTAGCCCTGTGCCCCATGCCTGCCGAGCTGTGCCTAGCCCTGTGCCCCATGCCTGCTGAGCTGTGCCTAGCCCTGTGCCCCATGCCTGCCGAGCTGTGCCTAGCCCTGTGCCCCATGCCTGCCGAGCTGTGCCTAGCCCTGTGCCCCATGCCTGCCGAGCTGTGCCTAGCCCTGTGCCCCATGCCTGCTGAGCTGTGCCTAGCCCTGTGCCCCATGCCTTGCAGCCCCTGCACGGAGGAGAGTGTCAAGAATGCACCTTCGAGTTTGTCTTGGGAGAGAGCGAGGCGGCTGTCCCACGCTGGCACCGAGGCCACTGACCCTGTAGGACCCATTGTTAGCGGATAATGGAAATTAGTATCTTCATATACGTAACTGTTTCTTACACAAGGAGTACCTGGAGAATATCTAACCTTGGCCAAGCCTGAGTGAACTACAGAATACAGTAAGAGCTGGGTTACGGgatggtctggcccagcactggactCTGTCTGTGGGGTTGTCGACGAGAGCtctgcagtgtgggatgcagtCATTGCAGAAATCGCCATGCAGCTTAGGAACAGCAAGCACGATCGCTTGTGCTTCACCCACAAGGACAGCCgcgcctgcagagctggctcaCTGGGCTAGCGGGAGGCCGGTGGGCCTCCGCACCCGGCTGCGCTGGCTGGGCCACTGTCGGGCCCCAGCGAGCTGCCTTTGCTGGCAGTGGACTCTCGTTTTGCTGAACCGTTGTGAGTCCTGAATTAGTGAGTCCACGGATCAAGCTTTtctgttctcccctcccctccccagttcTCTGTTAGCTGTTTACGTGGTCATTTATTTAGACTGTACTAACAGGCGTTGCTGACTGCTTTCTTTTATTCCCTTCTCTCCCCTGTGTCCCCACCCCAGGGTGTGGGAGCTGCTGGCTGACTCGGATCCTGGCGTCACGCACTGCAGACGTCCGAGTGAGGCACAATGTCAACAGCGGGAGTTGCTGCCCAGGAGATTCGGGGCCCGCTGAAGACTGCGCTTCTGCATAATGGCCCGGCCATGGGGAGCGTGAGGACCTGCTGGGGCCGCCGGAGAGAGCTTGAGAAGTAAGTGCAGAAGTACTGACAGCTGCACCTGTATCGGTACGTTGTGTTAAGGTGAGAATGCGAGAGATACTTGTTTTATGACCAAGATGTTCTCCTCTCCTTTCAGTAACTTCTTAAATATCGACCCAATAACGATGGCCTACAGACTGAACTCGCCTGCTCAGGGGCACCTGACAGCTCTCGGTATGTATGCTGAACGTTTACGTGAAGCTAGCCTTGGAGAGGAAGCGGCAGGCTGGGTTAACGTTGGCTTTTCTCCATTATCTTTCAAACGAGGAAAGCTGAACTATGTCCAACAACAGTGTGACCCTAGTGGCTGTAGGTTCGGAGGATCAGACTGTGGTACTCTGCCATCTTTATCCTGGGTTGCTGCTCGCTCATGAGCACCCTGGTAATGTTTCTGAAATGGAGAACACTCATCCCAGCTCTGAGGATTCCTCCCTTTTAGAAACCTTGGACAAGATCTCCCCTTTCTTACTAGCACTGTCTGTCTGCCGAAAGCGGTAGGTGAAAGTAGTACAAATGCTAATCAAAACTTGGCAAATTGTGTGCAGATAGGACTTTTAATGTGAACATTCTGTTCCTTAGATTTTTGTCAAGAGCTGCTTGTCAGTTGAGCGTGGTGCAAGCGAGTCCATTCACTGGCACTGTTGTGATGGGCTGGCAGTAAGGACCTTGTCTGAGCTCATTTGTGTCCTCGTGCCTTGTATGGTCGCATGTCTTAAACGGCAAGGCCGATGTCCTGTGGTGTTCACGTAAATTATATGCTGTTCATCCTCTGTGAATTTTGCACACGTCACAAACTTGCCTGAGATGTGTGGGTGTCCGCTGTGCACACGTCCAGAGAAGACACGAGAGAGAATTTGTTCTTTGAACCGGATCACGTGCATTAACAACCTCCTGGTCTCTAATTACACCTGTGGCTGTTGCATGGGTGTTCTCAGGGTTGCAGCAGTCGGGTGTTTCACCAGTAATTCGGGTGGAAAGCTAGGGGCTGTGTCGCACAGGTGGAGCGAGGGTTGATCTTTCATTGACATCTCGTGTTCATTCTAGGGCACACTTCGAAATCTCCGGTGAATGGCCACTACTTTGCAGAAAACGGTCCCTCTGCAAGACCCAGCCTGCCCCCTCTCATTATTCCCCCAAGTGAAGGCGTGGGGCAGCGTGAAGAGGATCAGGTTGTGTGTGGAGTTAAGAAGCTCTCGGTGAATGGCGTTTGTGCTTCCACGCCTCCACTTACACCCATGAAAAAccccccttccctcttccccgGCGCAGCTCTTGGGGAACGGGGTTCGAGGCCCCTTCCACCGCTGCCGCTCtccgaagacctctctctcgatGAGACAGACTGTGAGGTTGAGTTTCTCACCAGCTCGGACACAGACTTCCTTCTAGAAGACTGTACACTTTCTGACTTCAGATACGACGTCCCTGGCAGGCGAAGCTTCCGTGGCTGTGGACAGATCAACTATGCGTATTTTGACACCCCGGCTGTTTCTGCCACAGATCTCAGCTACGCGTCGGACCAAAACGGAAGTGTCCCACATCCAAATCCACCTCCCCCTCAAGCCCACCGAAGGTTAAGAAGGTCTCATTCGGGACCGGCTGGCTCCTTTCACAAGCCAGCCATAAGGATATCCAGCTACACACACAGAGCGTCTCCCAACTCCGATGAAGACAAACCTGAGGTTCCCCCCAGGGTTCCCATACCTCCCAGGCCAGTGAAGCCCGATTATAGAAGGTGGTCGGCAGAGGTGACGTCCAGCACGTACAGTGATGAGGACAGGCCTCCCAAGGTACCCCCCAGAGAGCCTCTATCCCAGAGCAGCTCCCGCACCCCGAGTCCTAAGAGCCTTCCGTCGTACCTCAACGGGGTCATGCCCCCGACCCAGAGCTTTGCCCCTGACCCCAAGTACGTCAGCAGCAAGGCCCTGCAGAGACAGCACAGCGAGGGCTCCGCTAACAAGGCGCCTTGCATCCTGCCCATCATTGAGAATGGGAAGAAGGTGAGCTCCACACATTATTACCTGCTACCTGAGAAACCGTCCTACCTGGACAAGTTTGAGAAGTTTTTTAGGGAAGCGGAAGAAACGAGCACAAGCGCCCACCTCCAGCCACTCCCTGCTGACTGCGCGGTGGTTTCAGCCGTGGAAAAGCTGGACTCAAAAACACGAGTGGATCTGGGCGGCCACGTGAAGCGCAAACACCTCTCCTACGTGGTGTCCCCGTAGCCCGTCGCCTGGGAGCCGTGGCTCTCGCCTTGCCAGTTTTGAGGGTCACAGCAGGATCTGTACGGTGAACTGTGTCGTAACGGAAAGGTTCGGGGCAGCTGTGAGCCCGCGTCCCTGACTGTCGGCGCTGGAGAGAAGCGAGTTCAGGTCGGCGACTCGAGCGGGAGGGCGGGGCGGCCCCTCTGCGTGCACCACACGCCTGTGTACACGTCGTGGCCCAGCCCGAGCCGTAGTTGCAGGTCAGCCAGTTAGGCTCTCTTGGAGTAGTAAGAACTCAAGCTGGAGAAACGACTCCTGAGACTGAAAGTCGAGCAATCAAAGGAGAAACAGTGTTGTTCAGATCAAAATCGTAGAAAGATTATTTTTGTTAAGTTTGAAGATATCTGGCTCAAGCCAGTTCTGTTCTGTGTCATTTATCTTGCAAGCAGTCTTACTTGGCAACCATGTGATCACCTGTGCGTGTCTCACATCTCAGAGTGAGCAGCCGAGAGAATTCGTCCACACTGCTCAGTCCCGCGTTCTTCCCCCAGACAGGCGGGAAAGCCTGCTGGGCCAGTGGGCTTCAGGATGTCAGTTTACAGGCTACGCGATGGAGAGTCACTGCGTGGGGGCGTGTGCTATATGTTTTtgtttgtaggttttttttaGACTGTATTAATAAACAAGTACAACACAAGCTGGCCTTGTGTTGCTGGTTCCTATTCAGTATTTGCTGGGGATTGTTTGCTTGTTAAGTAAAACACTTCTGACCAGTAGTGCAGTATGTCTTAATACCAGAGGTCACATCAGCCGTCTTTCTGCTTAGAAACTCCCACTGGCTGCCTCGCTGCCTCCCTGACTCTGAGCCCCAGAGCTGCAgtcctgtcctcacctcctgC contains:
- the ERRFI1 gene encoding ERBB receptor feedback inhibitor 1 — encoded protein: MSTAGVAAQEIRGPLKTALLHNGPAMGSVRTCWGRRRELENNFLNIDPITMAYRLNSPAQGHLTALGHTSKSPVNGHYFAENGPSARPSLPPLIIPPSEGVGQREEDQVVCGVKKLSVNGVCASTPPLTPMKNPPSLFPGAALGERGSRPLPPLPLSEDLSLDETDCEVEFLTSSDTDFLLEDCTLSDFRYDVPGRRSFRGCGQINYAYFDTPAVSATDLSYASDQNGSVPHPNPPPPQAHRRLRRSHSGPAGSFHKPAIRISSYTHRASPNSDEDKPEVPPRVPIPPRPVKPDYRRWSAEVTSSTYSDEDRPPKVPPREPLSQSSSRTPSPKSLPSYLNGVMPPTQSFAPDPKYVSSKALQRQHSEGSANKAPCILPIIENGKKVSSTHYYLLPEKPSYLDKFEKFFREAEETSTSAHLQPLPADCAVVSAVEKLDSKTRVDLGGHVKRKHLSYVVSP